From one Cytophagia bacterium CHB2 genomic stretch:
- a CDS encoding T9SS type A sorting domain-containing protein — MKTFVRTLFWLCMSLAGVVHAMDDWTAKNPATKPSLRFNHDMAYIGGDQVLLFGGILTSFSSDGETWVYDLNDNAWTQKAPAASPSPRESHAMAYIGGDQVLLFGGYTGVYSNDTWLYDLSENTWTQRFPSASPSGRVEHGMVYLGDDQLLLFGGVNIGGSRDNETWIYDLSDNAWSQKFPPTSPSPRYDQAMAYIGDDQVLLFGGYEENDETWVYDVSDNAWTQKLPASSPAAQFEHAMAYFGGDQVLLFGWNFVFGIDGETWVYDLSDNTWMKQSPSASPTARVEHAMADIGSNRVLLFGGYDGEFDDETWLYEQGPEVKSFVFLADKITLKRTKQDAPAGDMHSNGTLTVEKGDPSTYNSNLTAVGKITILKENTINGDVTSATAISNSGTINGTRTIGPVNIEPLPCLSYSAGGANKTVPSGGVLALPPGSYNVVTLKSGGTLKLTSGAYFINELRYSGSEAVIEINLASGEEATINVVKKLQLGKEVAIQLLPNGESDSKLVTFNSLQSTAVSLGKEAYCLGNFNAPYAKVALEKNSQLRGALCAKEILVERDCLFLPHDSPSSLPGPGNLPKEFDSNDPEVAGNQEPVTDYRLEQNYPNPFNPETEIRFALPEASQVVVSIFNVLGEKIRTLVNASYEAGYHSVLWDGKDEYGDPVTSGVYLYQLRAGEFSQVRKMSLIR, encoded by the coding sequence ATGAAAACTTTTGTGCGCACGTTGTTCTGGCTTTGCATGTCTCTGGCCGGCGTCGTTCACGCTATGGACGATTGGACTGCAAAAAATCCCGCAACAAAACCCTCGCTGCGATTTAATCATGACATGGCTTATATCGGTGGCGATCAGGTGCTGCTATTTGGCGGAATCCTGACAAGTTTTTCATCTGACGGTGAAACTTGGGTCTATGACCTTAACGATAATGCCTGGACGCAGAAAGCCCCAGCCGCAAGCCCCTCACCGCGTGAAAGCCATGCGATGGCGTATATTGGCGGGGACCAGGTTTTGTTGTTTGGCGGGTACACCGGCGTTTACAGCAATGATACCTGGCTTTATGATCTGAGCGAGAATACCTGGACGCAAAGATTCCCCAGCGCCAGTCCCTCGGGACGAGTCGAGCATGGAATGGTATATCTTGGCGATGATCAGTTGCTGTTGTTTGGTGGGGTGAATATCGGCGGTAGCAGAGACAATGAGACCTGGATTTATGACCTCAGCGATAACGCCTGGTCGCAGAAATTCCCGCCCACAAGCCCATCGCCGCGATATGATCAGGCCATGGCGTATATCGGTGATGATCAAGTACTGCTATTCGGCGGGTATGAAGAAAACGATGAAACGTGGGTCTATGACGTCAGCGATAACGCCTGGACGCAGAAATTGCCAGCCTCTAGCCCCGCGGCGCAATTCGAGCATGCGATGGCTTATTTCGGCGGTGATCAAGTACTGTTGTTTGGCTGGAATTTTGTCTTCGGTATCGACGGAGAGACTTGGGTTTATGATCTCAGCGATAACACATGGATGAAACAGAGCCCGTCAGCCAGTCCGACCGCGCGTGTAGAACATGCCATGGCCGACATTGGCAGCAATCGTGTGCTGCTTTTTGGCGGATACGACGGTGAATTCGATGATGAGACCTGGCTCTATGAACAGGGGCCTGAAGTAAAATCTTTCGTCTTCCTCGCCGACAAAATCACCCTCAAACGCACCAAACAAGACGCGCCCGCGGGAGACATGCATTCCAACGGCACGCTCACCGTGGAGAAAGGCGATCCGAGCACTTACAACTCCAACCTCACGGCCGTGGGTAAGATTACGATTCTCAAAGAGAACACCATTAACGGCGACGTCACCTCGGCCACGGCGATCAGCAATTCTGGCACGATCAACGGCACACGCACGATCGGGCCGGTCAATATCGAGCCGTTGCCGTGCTTGAGTTATTCCGCGGGCGGCGCAAACAAAACTGTTCCTAGCGGCGGAGTGCTTGCGTTGCCGCCCGGTTCATACAACGTCGTTACGCTGAAAAGCGGCGGCACGCTCAAGCTCACCAGCGGCGCGTATTTCATCAATGAGCTACGTTATAGCGGCTCCGAAGCCGTTATTGAGATCAATCTCGCCAGTGGTGAGGAAGCAACGATCAACGTCGTCAAGAAACTGCAATTGGGCAAAGAAGTCGCCATTCAACTGTTGCCCAATGGCGAGAGTGACAGCAAGCTCGTGACGTTCAACTCGCTGCAAAGCACGGCGGTGAGTCTCGGCAAAGAAGCGTATTGCCTCGGCAACTTCAACGCGCCGTATGCAAAAGTGGCGCTGGAGAAGAACAGCCAACTGCGCGGCGCTCTCTGTGCAAAAGAAATTTTGGTGGAACGCGATTGCTTGTTCCTGCCTCATGATTCGCCGAGTTCTTTGCCCGGGCCGGGCAATTTGCCAAAGGAATTCGACAGCAATGATCCTGAGGTCGCTGGCAATCAGGAACCGGTAACCGACTATCGGTTGGAACAGAATTATCCGAATCCCTTCAACCCTGAAACCGAGATTCGCTTTGCGCTGCCGGAGGCCAGCCAAGTTGTGGTGAGCATCTTCAACGTGCTCGGTGAAAAAATTCGTACGCTGGTGAATGCGTCCTACGAAGCGGGTTATCACAGCGTATTGTGGGATGGGAAAGACGAGTATGGCGACCCGGTCACAAGCGGCGTGTATCTCTATCAACTGCGTGCGGGCGAGTTCTCGCAGGTGAGGAAGATGAGCCTGATACGTTGA